One window of Sphingobacteriales bacterium genomic DNA carries:
- the asnB gene encoding asparagine synthase (glutamine-hydrolyzing) codes for MCGILGCMPAVHPGSFAEALNLLQHRGPDGFHIWADISNSIMLGHRRLAIQDCSENGIQPLHYKNRYTITYNGEIYNFPELRKELSILGHHFFTNTDTEIILAAFDQWGNACWEKLNGMWALAIWDHHHHRLTLCRDRFGKKPLYYVQLSSGRMAFASEMKALIPFLPEIALSEYFGWMSQNLLVYESTNQCLIKNIFRFPAGHWGVFKNNSLQLTQYWNTLDHIHAVPAKFEAQAEEFKSLFLDACKIRMRADAGIGTALSGGIDSSAVLCSIAYNGRNQPDEYYAENRENAFIATMPGTPLDEVAYAEMVTDYLNIAAVKVQIDPVAGLNQLPEYLYLTEDIYITSPVPMMQTYAAAKMNGVSVCIDGHGADELFAGYDTFMFNTFLDCGLNPFQIKNLLETYRNLAASDNLQFAKPPVNYLDYIQWVSSNRNVFKFLKFLPDEIKKLFLKPKPNLPANEKGVKNIHQLGNLNSALFRLFHYDNLPTLLRNYDRYSMASGVEIRMPFLDHRIVSYCFSVPYTSKFRNGYTKALLRYALASIMPEKVAFRRSKMGFQTPIANWMKHEWKPFFLDTLQEKEFQQTNLINTLEVSGKLVEVIQNPNPTYRQAEIAYSGLIPYLWHKYVFKRFQKIPKVNWQPQIQT; via the coding sequence ATGTGTGGAATTTTGGGTTGTATGCCGGCGGTTCATCCCGGTTCTTTTGCAGAAGCATTGAATCTCTTACAACACAGAGGCCCGGATGGGTTTCATATTTGGGCAGATATTTCTAATTCCATCATGCTCGGACATCGAAGGCTAGCTATTCAGGATTGCTCAGAAAATGGCATTCAACCCTTACACTATAAAAACAGATATACCATCACTTATAATGGTGAAATTTACAATTTTCCGGAACTGAGAAAAGAACTCAGTATTTTAGGACACCACTTTTTTACAAATACAGATACTGAAATTATTTTAGCAGCCTTTGACCAATGGGGAAATGCCTGCTGGGAAAAACTAAACGGCATGTGGGCTTTGGCAATCTGGGATCATCATCACCACAGATTAACATTATGTCGCGACAGATTTGGTAAAAAGCCGCTCTATTATGTTCAATTATCATCTGGCAGAATGGCGTTTGCTTCCGAAATGAAAGCACTCATTCCTTTTTTACCGGAAATCGCGTTATCCGAATATTTCGGGTGGATGTCTCAAAACTTGCTTGTTTATGAATCAACCAATCAATGTCTGATAAAAAACATATTCCGTTTCCCTGCCGGTCATTGGGGAGTTTTTAAAAACAATAGCCTGCAACTTACCCAATACTGGAATACTTTAGACCATATTCATGCGGTTCCGGCAAAGTTTGAAGCTCAGGCAGAAGAATTTAAATCCTTATTTTTAGATGCCTGCAAAATAAGAATGAGAGCAGATGCTGGAATAGGGACTGCATTAAGCGGCGGCATAGATTCAAGTGCAGTATTATGCAGTATTGCTTATAATGGCAGGAACCAACCCGATGAATATTATGCTGAAAACCGGGAAAATGCTTTTATAGCCACGATGCCGGGGACTCCTTTGGATGAAGTTGCCTATGCTGAAATGGTTACTGATTACTTGAATATAGCCGCAGTAAAAGTTCAGATAGACCCTGTTGCCGGGCTAAACCAATTGCCGGAATATCTGTATCTAACCGAAGATATTTATATTACCTCACCGGTTCCGATGATGCAAACCTATGCTGCTGCAAAAATGAATGGTGTATCTGTTTGTATTGATGGTCATGGGGCAGACGAATTATTTGCAGGGTACGATACTTTTATGTTTAACACTTTTTTGGATTGCGGTCTGAACCCTTTTCAAATCAAAAACCTTTTAGAAACTTATCGAAATTTAGCGGCATCTGACAACCTCCAATTTGCAAAACCTCCCGTCAATTACTTAGATTATATTCAATGGGTTTCTTCAAACCGCAACGTATTTAAATTTCTTAAGTTTTTGCCTGACGAAATAAAGAAACTGTTTCTCAAACCAAAACCCAATTTACCTGCAAATGAAAAAGGGGTAAAAAACATTCATCAACTTGGTAATCTCAACAGTGCCTTGTTCAGGTTGTTTCATTATGACAATTTACCCACCTTACTGAGAAACTATGACAGGTATTCAATGGCATCGGGAGTAGAAATCAGAATGCCTTTTTTAGATCATCGCATTGTTAGTTATTGTTTTTCAGTTCCCTACACCTCAAAATTCAGAAATGGTTACACCAAAGCACTTCTTCGATATGCTTTAGCTTCAATTATGCCGGAGAAAGTAGCTTTTCGTCGCTCAAAAATGGGATTTCAAACTCCAATCGCAAATTGGATGAAACATGAGTGGAAACCTTTTTTTTTAGACACCCTGCAAGAAAAAGAATTTCAACAAACCAACCTAATAAATACGTTGGAAGTTTCCGGAAAATTAGTGGAGGTTATTCAAAACCCTAATCCAACCTACCGGCAGGCTGAAATTGCATATTCCGGTTTAATCCCCTATCTTTGGCACAAGTATGTGTTTAAAAGGTTTCAAAAAATTCCAAAAGTAAATTGGCAACCCCAAATTCAGACATAA
- a CDS encoding Na/Pi cotransporter family protein, with amino-acid sequence MNGIFIFLQILGALSIFIYGLKVMSESLQKVTGRTLRRALKVMTANRAVGFFTGLVLTSIIQSSSATTVMLVSFVNAGLITFTQSMAVTIGANIGTTFTAWLVWLFGYEVGLKSAVLAVIGLTFPLLFKRGNTRNTAEFFMGFGLLLIGLVFLRQSVPDLQQNSTLFNLLNYFNSNTLVSYLFFIVAGTIISIILQSSSASATVTMVMLSNGWIEFPQAAAMVLGENIGTTTTANIAALLGNIHAKRAARFHTFFNISGVVWALLFFPFLLQFVDWVQSIFFTNHSSILIPYQVANADAAMHQQRQSIETNGIAMFHTLFNVLNAIIHLSIVPYSAQLIIRLFPTQNKKDETFRLKHLSSGLVELSELNISEAQTEIKKLGILLEKMSGNVALLLVGEVKNRTNLMAKIRQREELSDVLEQEVSNFLSIIISTQITEKASKQVRNMLSIVNDMESIADHLHKIARRIVKISNLPHPAPQELITELHKILKFSHQSIEVMNKNLGFDLNSIDNSESKAIEAEISRLYKQITTNIYDRINSRQSNIEEGILYLDILRSIKKTGDHAGSIMKLISNS; translated from the coding sequence ATGAACGGTATTTTTATCTTTTTGCAAATATTGGGCGCACTCAGCATTTTCATCTACGGACTGAAAGTAATGAGCGAATCTTTACAAAAAGTTACCGGACGGACATTAAGAAGAGCATTAAAGGTAATGACCGCCAATCGGGCTGTCGGATTTTTTACTGGATTAGTTTTGACCTCCATCATTCAATCGTCTTCTGCTACAACTGTCATGCTCGTCAGTTTTGTAAATGCGGGATTGATTACCTTCACCCAATCTATGGCAGTAACCATTGGCGCAAACATTGGTACTACATTTACGGCCTGGTTAGTTTGGCTGTTTGGTTATGAAGTTGGGCTGAAATCTGCAGTTTTAGCGGTCATAGGATTGACTTTTCCGCTACTGTTTAAAAGAGGCAATACCCGGAACACTGCCGAATTTTTCATGGGTTTTGGCTTGCTCCTGATTGGGTTGGTTTTTCTACGTCAATCTGTTCCCGATTTGCAGCAAAACTCCACTTTGTTCAATCTGCTAAACTATTTCAACTCAAATACACTCGTTTCCTACCTCTTTTTTATAGTTGCCGGAACAATTATCAGTATAATTTTACAATCTTCCAGTGCTTCTGCAACGGTTACTATGGTGATGCTTTCTAACGGATGGATAGAGTTTCCTCAGGCTGCGGCAATGGTTTTAGGAGAAAATATCGGCACTACAACTACGGCAAATATCGCCGCTTTGCTTGGTAATATTCATGCAAAAAGAGCTGCTCGTTTTCACACATTCTTCAATATTTCGGGTGTTGTCTGGGCTTTGCTTTTTTTTCCGTTTTTACTGCAATTTGTTGACTGGGTGCAATCCATTTTTTTTACCAATCATTCGTCAATTTTAATCCCATATCAGGTTGCAAATGCAGATGCAGCCATGCATCAACAAAGGCAAAGCATAGAAACCAATGGGATTGCCATGTTTCATACCTTGTTTAATGTACTAAATGCCATTATACACCTCAGCATAGTTCCTTATTCCGCCCAACTAATCATCCGGTTGTTTCCAACCCAAAACAAAAAAGATGAAACCTTCAGGCTAAAACATTTGTCTTCGGGATTGGTCGAATTGTCAGAACTCAATATTTCTGAAGCACAGACCGAGATCAAAAAATTAGGAATATTGCTTGAAAAAATGAGTGGGAATGTGGCTTTGCTTTTGGTAGGCGAGGTTAAAAACCGAACCAATCTGATGGCGAAAATCCGTCAAAGAGAAGAATTAAGCGATGTGTTAGAACAAGAAGTCAGCAATTTTTTATCAATCATTATCAGCACTCAAATTACTGAAAAGGCTTCTAAACAAGTTCGTAACATGTTAAGTATTGTCAACGATATGGAAAGCATAGCCGACCACCTCCACAAAATTGCTCGCAGAATAGTAAAAATCTCTAACTTGCCCCATCCCGCTCCTCAGGAATTAATTACCGAATTGCATAAAATACTGAAGTTTTCTCACCAATCAATTGAAGTGATGAACAAAAATCTGGGCTTTGATCTAAATTCCATTGATAATTCTGAATCAAAAGCAATTGAAGCCGAAATCAGCAGATTATACAAGCAAATCACTACAAATATTTATGACCGGATAAATTCCCGTCAAAGCAATATAGAAGAGGGAATTTTATATTTAGACATCCTGAGAAGCATTAAAAAAACCGGTGACCATGCGGGCAGTATTATGAAACTGATCAGCAACTCATAA
- a CDS encoding VWA domain-containing protein — MKKTTIAFFTGLLLFSFMLNATQSGTQYLFVFDASGSMWQKIDNEFKITIAKSVLKELVQKLPDDARLGLVAYGHNREGDCNDIETLVPIGPADKAAFNKKVDALNPKGKTPIALSVNHVLSILRTESLKHTTIILISDGLETCEGNACETMKNAKAAGVNITTHVIGFGISESDISELECLAQAGGGMYLPANNAQELNEVLNQVTVEPVLGGGYLSVKAMLNEELIDALVLVFKKGQTEDIASGRTYTGKETNPRVLLLPAGEYDVEVKSVRLEGSPKQILKGLVIAANDTLKEVVSFSKGTIKVAASRNGEISDALVQLMVANSKETVANKRTYNSKSSNPVVFEVLPGTYDIIVKSVEIEDSPVKKFDNIVLKGDTVLNFSHNFTSGTLKVGAKQGSALVDATITVYSTKDSKSSVAAGRTYVSASSNPKTFILEPGNYEVKLGPVKPKGLPPKNMQVTIKENGTTEIWGEW; from the coding sequence ATGAAAAAAACCACGATTGCTTTTTTTACAGGGCTGCTGTTATTTAGCTTCATGTTAAATGCAACTCAGTCCGGAACTCAATATCTTTTTGTTTTTGATGCTTCGGGTTCAATGTGGCAAAAAATAGACAATGAGTTTAAAATTACCATTGCCAAAAGTGTGTTAAAGGAACTGGTTCAAAAACTACCTGACGATGCCCGTTTGGGATTGGTGGCTTATGGTCATAACCGCGAAGGCGACTGTAACGATATTGAAACTTTAGTACCGATAGGACCTGCCGATAAAGCGGCATTTAACAAAAAAGTGGATGCCTTGAATCCCAAAGGAAAAACTCCGATTGCTTTATCTGTCAATCATGTTCTTTCAATACTTAGAACAGAATCATTAAAACATACCACGATCATTTTAATCAGCGACGGTTTGGAAACTTGTGAGGGAAATGCCTGTGAAACGATGAAAAATGCAAAGGCTGCAGGAGTAAACATTACCACACATGTCATAGGTTTTGGAATTTCAGAATCCGATATTTCCGAACTTGAATGTTTGGCACAAGCCGGCGGAGGAATGTACTTGCCGGCAAATAATGCTCAGGAGTTAAATGAAGTGTTAAATCAGGTTACCGTCGAGCCTGTTTTGGGTGGGGGGTATTTATCGGTAAAAGCGATGCTAAATGAAGAATTGATTGATGCACTTGTCCTCGTTTTTAAGAAGGGACAAACCGAAGATATTGCTTCAGGACGTACTTATACCGGAAAAGAAACCAATCCAAGAGTGTTGTTATTACCTGCCGGCGAGTACGATGTTGAAGTGAAATCTGTCAGATTGGAAGGTAGCCCAAAGCAGATTTTAAAAGGATTGGTTATTGCGGCAAACGATACCTTGAAGGAAGTTGTCAGCTTTTCGAAAGGGACTATAAAAGTGGCAGCGAGCAGAAATGGCGAAATTTCAGATGCTTTGGTTCAACTTATGGTGGCAAATTCAAAGGAGACCGTTGCCAACAAACGAACCTATAACAGCAAATCTTCAAATCCTGTTGTTTTTGAAGTTCTGCCCGGCACTTACGATATTATTGTCAAATCCGTTGAAATTGAAGATTCTCCAGTAAAGAAATTCGACAATATTGTTCTAAAGGGAGATACCGTTCTAAATTTTAGTCATAATTTTACTTCAGGAACTTTAAAAGTCGGCGCAAAACAAGGAAGCGCCTTAGTGGATGCCACTATTACTGTTTATTCCACCAAAGACAGTAAATCTTCAGTTGCAGCAGGAAGAACTTATGTTTCGGCAAGTTCAAATCCTAAAACATTTATTTTGGAACCCGGAAATTATGAAGTAAAACTTGGTCCCGTAAAACCTAAAGGTCTCCCTCCAAAAAACATGCAGGTTACCATAAAAGAAAATGGTACTACCGAAATTTGGGGGGAATGGTAA
- a CDS encoding DEAD/DEAH box helicase: MSFEQLGLTEPLLKAIHALGFTTPTPIQEQTIPVVLDGDCDLVGLAQTGTGKTAAFGLPLLQLVDTDDKLPQALIICPTRELCMQIVKDIEQFSKFLPKARTVAVYGGAAIYNQIKDLKTGAQIVVATPGRLIDLIERQAINLEKINYIVLDEADEMLNMGFKEDIEFVLKHTPNRQCMWMFSATMPTEVRQVSKRYMDEPVEITIGKVNTANINIDHQFYLCSPQHRYETLKRLIDFHPGMYALIFARTRLDVQEITAKLVREGYDVDAIHGDLSQSQRDKVMGEFKDKSLQLLIATDVAARGIDVQGITHVINYELPDDPEVYTHRSGRTGRAGNTGVCMSIVSPRDRNRLQQVERFAKSVFHKLEIPSGKDVCRKQFFNFMDRMLETDISHGDYETYVPMLEEKVAHMSKVEILKRLAAMEFDRFLKYYENAEDLNIRVEPRSSKDRKGSVKQSRDSKGRSFGGGANYVTLFVNLGAKDGFYKASFLQFILDMSGLKKDVLGNIDMRAIHSTFEIEKESANQMMRSIDGRNFKGRKLRMNQMK; encoded by the coding sequence ATGAGTTTTGAACAATTAGGCTTAACAGAGCCACTTTTAAAGGCTATTCATGCCCTTGGTTTTACGACCCCCACCCCCATACAAGAACAAACCATTCCTGTTGTTTTAGACGGAGATTGCGATTTAGTCGGATTAGCACAAACCGGAACCGGTAAAACTGCGGCTTTTGGTCTGCCCCTTTTGCAATTGGTTGACACAGACGACAAACTCCCGCAGGCACTTATCATTTGTCCAACTCGGGAATTGTGCATGCAAATTGTCAAAGACATCGAACAATTCAGTAAATTTTTGCCCAAAGCCCGAACAGTAGCGGTTTATGGGGGTGCAGCTATTTACAATCAGATTAAAGATTTGAAAACCGGTGCTCAAATTGTAGTCGCTACACCGGGACGGTTGATAGACCTCATAGAGCGCCAAGCCATAAATCTCGAAAAGATCAACTACATCGTACTTGACGAAGCTGATGAGATGCTCAATATGGGTTTTAAAGAAGATATTGAGTTTGTTCTGAAACATACGCCAAACCGGCAATGTATGTGGATGTTCAGTGCAACGATGCCTACAGAAGTTCGACAGGTCAGCAAAAGGTATATGGATGAACCTGTTGAAATTACGATTGGAAAGGTCAATACCGCCAATATCAATATTGATCATCAGTTTTACCTGTGTTCCCCGCAGCACAGATACGAAACCCTAAAAAGGCTGATAGATTTTCACCCGGGCATGTATGCGCTGATTTTTGCACGAACCCGTCTCGATGTTCAGGAAATCACGGCAAAACTGGTTCGGGAAGGATATGATGTGGATGCGATTCATGGAGATTTGAGTCAGTCTCAAAGAGACAAGGTGATGGGAGAATTTAAAGACAAAAGCCTGCAGCTCCTCATCGCAACCGATGTAGCCGCAAGAGGCATTGATGTTCAGGGCATCACCCATGTCATCAATTACGAACTGCCGGATGACCCCGAAGTTTATACACACCGAAGCGGAAGAACCGGACGGGCAGGAAATACCGGGGTTTGTATGTCCATCGTCAGTCCCCGCGACCGGAACAGATTGCAGCAGGTGGAACGCTTTGCAAAGTCTGTTTTTCATAAATTAGAAATTCCAAGCGGGAAAGATGTTTGCCGGAAACAGTTTTTTAATTTTATGGACAGGATGCTGGAAACCGATATCAGCCACGGTGATTACGAAACTTATGTGCCTATGCTCGAAGAGAAAGTGGCGCACATGAGCAAAGTTGAAATCCTGAAACGATTGGCTGCCATGGAATTTGACCGGTTTTTAAAATACTATGAGAACGCAGAAGATTTGAACATCCGGGTAGAACCCCGTTCTTCAAAAGATCGAAAAGGCAGCGTCAAACAAAGCCGCGATTCCAAAGGCAGAAGCTTTGGGGGCGGTGCAAATTATGTGACCCTTTTTGTAAACCTCGGCGCAAAAGATGGTTTTTATAAAGCCAGTTTTCTGCAATTTATCTTAGACATGAGCGGGTTAAAAAAAGACGTATTGGGGAATATAGATATGCGGGCAATTCACTCCACTTTTGAAATCGAAAAAGAAAGCGCAAATCAAATGATGCGTTCTATTGACGGCAGGAATTTCAAAGGTAGAAAACTGCGGATGAACCAAATGAAGTAA
- a CDS encoding glycoside hydrolase family 1 protein, with protein MESNQLIFPPGFIWGTSTAAAQIETAYNHDWQGVVAKDGYVFERTSDHELHREEDLGYIASLGQAYRMSLPWWRLQTEPMARFDKQVVAEYRSFLAKLAARKIYIMMVLHHFTNPLWFVRAGSWEEKKTLPMFLDYVQQMVENFGDLVHNWNTFNEPAVYLFNSRLHGGFPPFKKSLTAFYKALKNMSRAHRLSVAIIKDRYENIPVGISKNAVIFSPQNFLGRLPAWIADKVFMEYVADHFIEGCDYWGMSYYAKIRLDPFPISEVDTPGKLDKMGIVHDGMWEYYPQGMKESVLRYHKRYGKPMFITESGICTHDSDIRIASIKDYLTLLHQCIGEGVDLRGYFHWSTIDNFEWNLGPTYKFGLVNVDYETGTRTLKKCGEFYKTVVRNNGLISN; from the coding sequence ATGGAATCAAATCAGTTAATTTTTCCTCCGGGTTTTATCTGGGGCACATCCACCGCAGCAGCACAAATTGAAACCGCATATAACCATGACTGGCAAGGGGTGGTTGCAAAAGATGGATATGTTTTTGAACGCACATCCGATCACGAATTACACAGAGAGGAAGACCTCGGTTATATTGCCTCGTTGGGACAGGCTTACCGGATGAGTTTACCCTGGTGGAGGCTGCAAACTGAGCCAATGGCGAGGTTTGACAAGCAAGTCGTGGCGGAGTATCGTTCATTTCTTGCAAAACTGGCAGCCCGAAAAATCTATATTATGATGGTGCTGCATCATTTTACCAATCCCCTGTGGTTTGTCAGGGCGGGAAGCTGGGAAGAAAAAAAGACGTTGCCCATGTTTTTGGACTATGTGCAACAAATGGTCGAAAACTTTGGCGATTTGGTCCATAACTGGAATACTTTTAATGAGCCTGCCGTTTATTTGTTCAACAGCCGGCTTCATGGTGGTTTTCCGCCATTTAAAAAAAGCCTGACCGCTTTTTACAAAGCATTGAAAAACATGAGCCGGGCACATCGTTTGAGTGTTGCCATCATAAAGGACAGGTATGAAAACATTCCGGTCGGCATTTCAAAAAACGCCGTGATTTTCAGCCCTCAAAACTTTTTAGGCAGGTTGCCTGCATGGATTGCCGACAAAGTCTTTATGGAATATGTTGCAGACCATTTTATTGAAGGGTGCGATTACTGGGGCATGAGCTATTATGCGAAAATCAGACTCGACCCTTTTCCAATCAGCGAAGTGGATACTCCGGGCAAACTCGACAAAATGGGGATTGTACATGACGGAATGTGGGAATACTATCCGCAAGGCATGAAAGAAAGTGTGCTCAGATACCATAAAAGATACGGCAAACCCATGTTTATCACCGAAAGCGGTATCTGTACCCATGATTCCGATATCAGAATTGCAAGCATCAAAGATTATCTGACCTTGTTGCATCAATGTATTGGGGAGGGGGTAGATTTAAGGGGATATTTTCACTGGAGCACCATAGATAATTTTGAATGGAATTTAGGCCCTACCTATAAATTCGGCTTGGTGAACGTTGACTATGAAACAGGGACCCGCACCCTGAAAAAATGTGGGGAATTTTACAAGACTGTTGTCAGAAACAACGGGCTGATCAGCAACTAA
- a CDS encoding sorbosone dehydrogenase family protein: MYSNLVFCILISFSLFLNSLSGCKVSPPPLIKTGKKDINRISLPDGFSISVFASGIENARSMCMGSEGVIFVGSRDEGNVYAVKDTDGDYQADSILVIASGLNRPNGVAFRDGALYVAEVSKIWRFDNIEKNLNRPPKPVLISDAFPDEAHHGWKYIAFGPDGKLYVPVGAPCNICEKEDERFASIMRMNPDGTGLEVFASGIRNTVGFDWHPETGALWFTDNGRDWMGDDLPPCELNSAPEQGMHFGYPYCHGGTIADPEFGNKFPCKDFTPPVQNLGAHVAPLGMLFYTGTMFPAEYKNQILIAEHGSWNRSEKSGYRITQVRLNKNGISTEYKPFAVGWLPPKGKVWGRPVALLQLRDGSVLVSDDFGNAIYRITYQR; this comes from the coding sequence ATGTATTCCAACCTTGTTTTTTGTATTTTGATTTCATTCAGCTTATTTTTAAACAGCTTGTCGGGGTGCAAAGTATCTCCCCCACCCTTGATAAAAACGGGGAAAAAAGACATAAACCGCATCAGTTTGCCGGATGGGTTTTCAATTTCTGTCTTTGCAAGCGGAATCGAAAATGCACGATCCATGTGTATGGGCAGTGAGGGGGTTATTTTTGTCGGCAGCCGCGACGAAGGAAATGTATATGCCGTGAAAGATACGGACGGAGATTATCAGGCCGATTCAATCTTAGTGATTGCAAGCGGACTTAACCGTCCCAATGGTGTGGCTTTCAGAGATGGTGCCTTGTATGTCGCAGAAGTCAGCAAAATTTGGCGTTTCGACAATATTGAAAAAAACCTGAATCGCCCTCCGAAACCGGTGCTGATTTCAGATGCTTTTCCGGATGAAGCACATCACGGCTGGAAATACATAGCATTTGGCCCCGATGGCAAACTCTATGTTCCTGTTGGCGCTCCCTGTAATATTTGTGAAAAAGAAGACGAGCGGTTTGCTTCCATCATGCGGATGAACCCGGATGGAACCGGACTTGAAGTTTTTGCAAGCGGAATCAGAAACACAGTCGGCTTTGACTGGCATCCGGAAACCGGAGCTTTATGGTTTACCGATAACGGCCGCGATTGGATGGGAGATGATTTACCCCCCTGCGAACTGAACAGCGCTCCTGAACAAGGAATGCATTTTGGCTATCCCTATTGCCACGGCGGAACTATTGCCGACCCTGAGTTTGGCAATAAATTTCCCTGCAAAGATTTTACCCCGCCCGTTCAAAATCTCGGCGCTCATGTCGCCCCTTTGGGAATGTTGTTTTATACCGGCACCATGTTTCCGGCTGAATATAAAAACCAAATCCTGATTGCCGAACATGGTTCCTGGAACAGAAGCGAAAAATCAGGATACAGGATCACACAAGTCAGGTTGAACAAAAATGGAATATCCACCGAATACAAACCCTTTGCGGTTGGTTGGCTTCCTCCAAAAGGTAAAGTCTGGGGCCGCCCCGTTGCCTTGTTGCAACTAAGGGACGGTTCGGTTTTAGTCAGCGACGATTTTGGAAATGCCATATATAGAATCACCTACCAACGTTAA
- a CDS encoding SocA family protein yields MVGFNHKKAVQTLAYFAQKEGGVINKMKAFKLIWLSDRLHLRKYGRPILNDVYFALPKGPIPSSTKDLADNSDYLADSERELREQVLENAGRYTIKTKTDVQKNVFSESDLEVMSLVYDNFGNLDELTLSELSHEYPEWKKFEKSLQVGHSSRFEMNYQDFFEDNQASHPLFKQDEELLELNKEVFLENQIIGNLI; encoded by the coding sequence ATGGTAGGATTTAATCATAAAAAAGCTGTTCAAACACTTGCCTACTTTGCTCAAAAAGAAGGTGGTGTGATTAACAAAATGAAAGCCTTTAAATTGATTTGGCTTTCTGATAGGTTACATCTGCGTAAATATGGCAGACCGATCTTGAATGATGTATATTTTGCTCTTCCCAAGGGACCTATTCCGTCAAGTACCAAAGACTTAGCAGATAATTCTGATTACTTGGCAGATAGTGAAAGAGAATTGCGAGAACAGGTGCTTGAAAATGCAGGACGTTATACCATAAAAACCAAAACAGATGTACAAAAAAATGTATTTTCTGAAAGCGATTTGGAAGTAATGAGCCTTGTTTATGACAATTTTGGAAATTTAGACGAGCTAACATTATCAGAACTTTCTCACGAATACCCTGAATGGAAAAAATTTGAAAAAAGTCTGCAAGTAGGACATTCTTCACGCTTTGAAATGAACTATCAAGATTTTTTTGAAGATAATCAAGCATCTCACCCGTTATTTAAACAAGATGAAGAACTTTTGGAACTTAATAAAGAGGTATTTTTAGAAAATCAAATTATTGGTAACTTGATATGA
- a CDS encoding TIGR04255 family protein, giving the protein MNKIFLPNAPLKEVLFEIHWDLEYIPEEKILFDKGFERAILNFTSACQQDFKEVSILKPENIPPTAFINRVTHRFFKKKGQHPLYQLGPGVFTVNDNNKNYIWSDFLDMVINGISCLRSSYEKELIPSNIQLRYIDRVSPYIFGGNDKFDFLREHLQVNAQTYPFVQEELNDIQFTNNFSIDNDSALSLIVQTGVDKDSKEDVIEWHTFVSNKKRLSWEELIDWVQKAHETCSNTFKNMVSYELYEHFSQ; this is encoded by the coding sequence ATGAATAAAATATTTCTTCCTAATGCTCCTCTTAAGGAGGTTCTGTTCGAGATTCATTGGGATTTAGAATATATCCCGGAAGAAAAAATCTTGTTTGACAAAGGTTTTGAAAGAGCTATTCTGAATTTTACCAGTGCATGTCAACAAGATTTTAAAGAAGTTTCCATTTTAAAGCCTGAAAATATACCTCCTACTGCATTTATAAATAGAGTTACTCATCGCTTCTTCAAAAAAAAAGGACAACATCCATTGTATCAATTAGGGCCGGGAGTATTTACTGTAAATGACAATAACAAAAACTACATCTGGAGCGATTTCTTAGATATGGTCATAAATGGAATATCTTGCTTAAGATCAAGTTATGAGAAAGAACTTATTCCATCAAATATTCAATTAAGGTATATAGATAGGGTTTCTCCTTATATTTTCGGGGGCAATGATAAATTCGATTTCTTAAGAGAACACTTACAAGTCAATGCCCAAACCTATCCATTCGTACAGGAAGAACTAAATGACATTCAATTTACGAATAACTTTTCAATTGATAATGATAGTGCCTTAAGCCTAATCGTTCAGACAGGTGTTGATAAAGATTCAAAAGAAGATGTTATAGAATGGCACACTTTTGTCAGTAATAAAAAACGATTATCTTGGGAAGAATTGATTGATTGGGTACAGAAAGCCCATGAAACCTGCTCAAATACCTTTAAAAACATGGTTAGCTATGAATTATATGAACACTTCAGTCAATAA